One Actinomycetota bacterium genomic region harbors:
- a CDS encoding phospholipid carrier-dependent glycosyltransferase → AYVRNAAFVVTNERDLLHVDRDGEVQPLDFGAHSVAAGPDEVWVSFPERGELQSFAPEGVRQRTAELSIDPGEVIAAERGDRVLVADEAGTRIQSVNPQTARLADRADLDRGADMFAVVDRAGLPWAADGVRLNLIEPRGLAVLGGVELPGFPTALAPVPGQRSVAAVVPGTGIVCATASPEFAWRFGSAVTGSLMVALVFLLAVRLFGSVRAGLLAAVFLTVCGLAFTMSRLAMNDSYVTAGILGAWFCVLGMLYRWGSDEERSRPAALAWLAGAGVLMGAAVASKWPAMFALGGIGLLLIWDLASRRREGVWSLAGPLPVSLAVLGVALLLVPAGIYLASYIPELRMGRTLPGLLQLQRDMFGYHSRLTESHPFGSPWYGWPFGHRAVYLFLGDEGGGRRAEMWTAANPVVFIGGLLALIALAGSAFRRRAVGAAVVVGAALVQYLPWVGVDRVVFLYHYLPVIPFLALALGWWLTDGPAGRPRRTETILAVGGALLSFLLLLPVLTGITLPNAAVDAVKAWLPWVF, encoded by the coding sequence GCTGCAGTCGTTCGCCCCGGAGGGGGTCCGCCAGAGGACGGCCGAGCTGTCCATCGACCCCGGCGAGGTGATCGCCGCCGAGCGCGGGGACCGAGTGCTCGTCGCCGACGAGGCGGGTACGCGGATCCAGTCGGTGAACCCGCAGACGGCCCGCCTCGCCGACCGGGCCGACCTCGACCGCGGAGCCGACATGTTCGCCGTGGTCGACCGCGCCGGGCTCCCGTGGGCGGCGGACGGCGTGCGGTTGAACCTGATCGAGCCGCGCGGACTGGCCGTGCTGGGCGGGGTCGAGCTCCCCGGGTTCCCCACCGCGCTAGCGCCCGTCCCCGGACAGCGGTCGGTCGCGGCGGTCGTGCCCGGGACGGGCATCGTGTGCGCCACGGCGTCGCCCGAGTTCGCGTGGAGGTTCGGGAGCGCGGTCACGGGGTCCCTCATGGTGGCGCTCGTCTTCCTGCTGGCCGTGCGCTTGTTCGGCTCCGTCCGGGCCGGGCTGCTGGCGGCCGTCTTCCTGACCGTGTGCGGGCTCGCCTTCACGATGTCGCGTCTGGCCATGAACGACAGCTACGTGACCGCGGGCATCCTCGGGGCGTGGTTCTGCGTCCTCGGGATGCTCTACAGGTGGGGGTCGGACGAAGAGCGGTCCAGACCCGCCGCCCTGGCCTGGCTCGCCGGCGCAGGCGTCCTCATGGGAGCCGCGGTCGCCTCGAAGTGGCCGGCCATGTTCGCGCTCGGCGGCATCGGGCTGCTGCTCATATGGGACCTGGCCAGCCGGCGCCGGGAGGGGGTCTGGTCCCTGGCCGGACCGCTCCCCGTCTCCCTGGCCGTCCTCGGGGTGGCGCTGCTCCTCGTCCCGGCCGGGATCTACCTCGCCTCGTACATCCCGGAGCTGCGGATGGGACGCACGCTGCCCGGCCTCCTGCAGCTGCAGCGGGACATGTTCGGCTACCACTCGCGGCTCACCGAGTCCCACCCCTTCGGCTCCCCTTGGTACGGCTGGCCGTTCGGCCACCGGGCGGTCTACCTGTTCCTGGGAGACGAGGGCGGGGGACGCCGCGCCGAGATGTGGACGGCGGCGAACCCGGTCGTCTTCATCGGGGGGTTGCTCGCGCTGATCGCCCTAGCCGGGTCGGCCTTCCGCCGTCGAGCGGTCGGGGCGGCGGTGGTGGTGGGGGCCGCGCTCGTGCAGTACCTGCCGTGGGTGGGTGTCGACCGGGTCGTCTTCCTCTACCACTACCTGCCGGTGATCCCGTTCCTGGCGCTCGCGCTCGGGTGGTGGCTGACCGACGGTCCGGCCGGGCGACCCAGGCGGACGGAGACGATCCTGGCCGTCGGCGGCGCGCTGCTCTCCTTCCTCCTCCTGCTCCCGGTGCTCACCGGCATCACGCTCCCGAACGCGGCGGTGGACGCGGTCAAGGCGTGGCTCCCCTGGGTCTTCTGA